tttctttcttcttcccatCCAACCcttgaaaagaagaaactcTTCGCTCACCGCATCGCAAACAGCTGCCAAACTTGGCGAGTACGAAGACGAAATCCGACATCTACGctcctcccaatcccaaGGACCATACCACACCCCACAAGGCAGCTCTTCATTGGGGAGACCCCCTTCTCAAACCGACCATTCCTCACCACAGCGCCCAACATCCTCAAAATCTCAATCCCAATCACAAACATACCACAGCCGCTTCACAAACCTAGCCTCCCTCCTCCCCTACCGACGCAGCAGTGCAACACCCGCAACACCCCCCGGTACCGTTCTCCCAAGTACCCCGACGGCGCTCCCAACACCCCTCACACGCATGTCCCCCGCGAACATCGAGCACACTACCGAGCTGCAGGATGCGCTTACGCGCGAACAGAGATTGCGCAATGCAGCCGAGTCGCAGCTTTCGCAAGCAAGTACTGAACTAGAGGAATTGACGATGCAGCTTTTTAGCCAGGCGAATGAGATGGTTGCGGAGGAGCGGAAGGCTCGCGCGAAGCTGGAGGAGAGAGTTGCTGTGCTGGAACAGAGGGATATAGAGAAGCACAGTCGGTTGGAGAGGTTGGAGAAGGCTGTGGCGCGTGTAGAACGGTTGAGGGCTTTGGTTAATCATAAAGATGCTTCGACTGTTGGATCTGAGGCCTTTGGTTGACATGTGGGTTTCCTTACTATTACGACTGGTACGATTGGATTATTTGATGATGGAGATGATTGGGCGTCTCAATAGAATTTGGGGTCTGGATTCCCTGATGTTCGCATTTGGATCAGGGTATTGTGGAGTGTACAGTTCAGATTGGCCTTTGTATTTTGGTTGTTTTTGCCAACACAATGTGAGGGATTCTACAGAGCAATTGTATTTGATCTATCATGAAGTTTCTGTGATTCTTCGTAGAGAGTAAATATAAGACAAGTCCCAAACTACACTGACAAGAATGACCCTAACAAATGACGTGCGTCGAGGTTGGACTTCCCCGCAGTTCCGAGTGGCTTTGACAACGTACTCCGCTGTTGAACTTCCGTTAATAGAACCAGAAGCACTGGAAAAGGAACATTTGACAGTTTTGGATAAAAAatttgttttttctttttttcactcCATACATCCAACGATGTCTATCGGCGTGGCTATCATCGGCAGTGGTACATACATCTCCTGCACACTGAATATGCGCATTGGCTAACATCAACAGGCATTTTTGCGAAAGAGCAGCACCTAGTATGACGAACCCTCCAATAGTGCTGTCTTCTACATAATCCACTTTACTAACTAGTCATCCAGCCCGCCGTCCAAGCTGCCTCAAACTTCCAGCTCAAGGCCATCTATTCTCGGTCCCTGAAGTCAGCCCAGGACCTTGCTAGCGGCATATCTGAAGTCGATCTCTACTCCGAAGACTCAGGATCTGACAAGTCCTATGCCCAACTACTGGCTCGTTCAGATATCGGTGCCGTGATCATTGCGTACGGACCCCAATTTCTCTAGGTTCCACTCGAAAACAGCAAAGGAACTTACTCTCCACCCTAACAGCCTTCCCATTTTGGTTCAGCCGGAGTTTATTCGGAAAGCACTACACGCTGGGAAGCATGTCTTATCCGAGAAGCCCATCGCTAAGGATGTTGCCACTGCCCAGGAACTTTTGAAATGGTACAAGAGTACTATTGATACCAGGAAGGTCTTCTGGGCTGTCGCCGAGAATTTCCGTTTTCTCACGAAATACCTCTTCGCGGCAGAGCAAGTCCAAAAGCTTGGCAGGGTCCAAAACTTTCGGGTGAACGTTCATAGCCTGATGGATGAGAACAACAAGTACTTCCGTACGTTCAGTCCTGGTTGAGGCCCTACAAAGAAGAGAGTACGGAAACTAACTATATTGGAACTAGACACCGCCTGGCGCAAGACTCCTAATTACCAAGGCGGATTCCTTTTGGACGGTGGTGTACACATGATTGCTGCGCTGCGACTGATTCTAGGCCCCACGGAGCGTCTTAGCACTCTGTCGGCGCAGTCGCAGTTGCAGCAATCATTCCTGCCACCGGTTGATACCGTGGATGCAGTTACCAAGACTGAATCTGGTGCTACAGGCATTATCTCGTTATCGTGGGGATCATCATTTAACGATCATGTGTTCGAGGTTGCTTGTGAGAAAGGACTTGTTACCTTGAACTTCGATGATGTAACAATAAATGGAGAAAAGCACCATGTTGAGTTTGATGGCCGGGGCGTTGTGCCAGAGGTGGCGGAGTTTGCAAACTCAATTGTGAGTGGAAAGCCTGACATCAGACAGTCTGCTGAGGAGGCATTGGCGGATCTTGAGATCTTGGAGCAGATGTTGCGGAGTGGCGAGAAAGATGGCGAGAAGGTTCAGTTACTTTTGCAGATTTAAATGCTAGATAGAAAACAAAATCATTCTAGAACCAAATTCATAAAATACCAAGACATATTGAAGTACTAGTATGAACGGGCAGCATGAAGAAATCGGAGAGACCACGAACTACCGTTGTATAGAGCATCTCCAGATATTACCCAAAGAGGA
Above is a window of Penicillium digitatum chromosome 2, complete sequence DNA encoding:
- a CDS encoding GDPGTP exchange factor Sec2p, with the protein product MSTTTTSLTTTLVAPAMKGVVISEKQCPMCWGEGFPQDGSGAHDRIHELEGQVQVLTVRASATAAKLGEYEDEIRHLRSSQSQGPYHTPQGSSSLGRPPSQTDHSSPQRPTSSKSQSQSQTYHSRFTNLASLLPYRRSSATPATPPGTVLPSTPTALPTPLTRMSPANIEHTTELQDALTREQRLRNAAESQLSQASTELEELTMQLFSQANEMVAEERKARAKLEERVAVLEQRDIEKHSRLERLEKAVARVERLRALVNHKDASTVGSEAFG
- a CDS encoding Oxidoreductase family, NAD-binding Rossmann fold protein; the encoded protein is MSIGVAIIGSGIFAKEQHLPAVQAASNFQLKAIYSRSLKSAQDLASGISEVDLYSEDSGSDKSYAQLLARSDIGAVIIALPILVQPEFIRKALHAGKHVLSEKPIAKDVATAQELLKWYKSTIDTRKVFWAVAENFRFLTKYLFAAEQVQKLGRVQNFRVNVHSLMDENNKYFHTAWRKTPNYQGGFLLDGGVHMIAALRLILGPTERLSTLSAQSQLQQSFLPPVDTVDAVTKTESGATGIISLSWGSSFNDHVFEVACEKGLVTLNFDDVTINGEKHHVEFDGRGVVPEVAEFANSIVSGKPDIRQSAEEALADLEILEQMLRSGEKDGEKCGSPTLLRENLREKFSRLNSDPTTLERPARPSNTDKMVAAKQHIPIVKKRTNRFNRHQSDRFMRVGASWRKPKGIDNCVRRRFKGQIAMPSIGYGSNKKTRHMMPSGHKAFLVHNTKDVELLLMHNRTFAAEIGHAVSSRKRVEIIEKAKALGVKVTNPKGRVTTEA